The genomic interval CTTTAGATACAATAAAATTAGTATAATAAAAATCATTATATGTAAAACAAGTTGAGTATTTTCTAATAATAGCTTTTATTTTATCAAACTCTTTTATAAACTCACTCCAATAAGCATATCCATTAGAGTTTGATTTATGAACAATATCTTGAATCACTTCTTTTGTGATCAAGTCATATTCATTATATAATTGATTTAATAATTCAGGATGTTTATCTAAATATAGTGAACTTTGTTTATGAAATATTTTATACCATTTAATAAGTCCTAAAGCTACTTTAGGATTACTTAAATCTTCTTTTGTTCCCAAACGATGCTGTATACTTACATTAATATCTTCTAATATGATTGATGATTCATTATAATAATATAATTTAATTGTTGGAACGTTGAGTTCATTTAACAATTTGTAATAATATATTTCTCTTCTGAATTCTTCCTTTTCAAAATACTTAATCACATAATTATCATCCCAATAAGAAAAACGGAATAAGTAAATTCCATTTTTTACACGTATTTCAGTCAAACTATTAATTTTAGATAAGTCAAAATCATACTTACTTAATTCTTTTAAAATCACATCTTTTTTATTCATTTATATCACCTAATCCTAATTATAACATGATATCTCAATATTTAACATAAATAATAAATCAATTAAGTATTATCAATCAACAACAATTACTAAAAATATACTTAATAGTTTGATTTGAATAAATTAATGAACTGATGATTATTCCTTAATTAGATTAATTAGTATTAATCATATAATAAAGTTAAAATTTATGATATAATTTATTTATTAAAAGTATTGGAGGGAAAATATGGAAAATTTAGAGAATAGGGAAAACATAAGATTTGTGAAAATTAATGGATATTACACAAGTATAATCGTTCTGGTAATACTTTTCATATTATCAGGAATCATATATGGAGTTAAAATAAAGTGGATGAATGAAGCACTTCCTCTAAACGATTTACCTAAATTGATAAAAAGATTAGATTTGTATTTTATAATTTTATTAGTTGGGATATTTGTACATGAGTTCATAAAATTTGTGATTTATAAAATATATGGTGTAGGTTCTATTAAACTTAAATTCAAACAATTATTGGCCTTTCTTTATAGTCCTAATGAGTTAACTATTCTTCAGGCTAGACTCTTATGGATCATACCATTTTTATTTATTGCTGCTTTAACTATTATTTCCATTATATATTTTAATTTTTCTGTGGTTTTTGGATTTAGTATTCTACTTATAACTATAAGTGATGATTTAGTCATGTATCTGAATTTATTAAAATTCAATCGGAATGATGTGTTTATACAAGAAGAAAATTTTTTAGGATTTAAATGTATTCAAAGGAATGAATAATATATGTAAAATAATTATCAATTATATTTTACTTAATAATATACAAAGCAATCTATATCCTTATATTCTAAAATAAATCAACTAAGTATTAATACTTAGTTGATTTTTAATATGATGTATTATGTAGTTCCACATGATTTTTAATTGTATATAGATTAAAAATATATGATAATTTGATATATAATATAATTAAATCAGGTTACCACTTTTTACTATCTAATAAATCATAATTTAATCACACTTGCTTCTTTTTATAATTATAGAAGGATTAAAATCTATACTTACATCATTTTCAATTAAGTATATTAGAGTATTATAAGCGTCAGATCCTTCAGAGATATCAAGTGTTTTAATATCCAAAATTATTTGATAGTCATGTTCTTTTGATGTGAACGCTCCGTTATCAAACATTGTTCTTAAAATATTCAAATTAGATATACTATTATTTTCAATATTTAAAAATGTAAGATTTATCAAATTTTTTAAGGCATTTAAATCACTTATTTGATTATAATGTAAAGATAATTCTCTTAGATTTGTTAAATTACTCAATGCTGTTATATCATTTATTTGATTACGCACTAAATTTAATTCTGTTAGATTTATTAAACCACTTAGTACTGTTAAATCACTTACTTGATTATAACCTAAATTCAAATTTGTTAGATTTGTTAGTTTGTTCAATGCAGTTATATCACTTATTTGATTTTTATCTAAAGTTAATCCAGTTAAATTAATTAAATTACTTAATGCAGATGTATTTTTA from Mycoplasmatota bacterium carries:
- a CDS encoding DUF3267 domain-containing protein yields the protein MENLENRENIRFVKINGYYTSIIVLVILFILSGIIYGVKIKWMNEALPLNDLPKLIKRLDLYFIILLVGIFVHEFIKFVIYKIYGVGSIKLKFKQLLAFLYSPNELTILQARLLWIIPFLFIAALTIISIIYFNFSVVFGFSILLITISDDLVMYLNLLKFNRNDVFIQEENFLGFKCIQRNE
- a CDS encoding leucine-rich repeat domain-containing protein, yielding MNKLTNLTNLNLGYNQVSDLTVLSGLINLTELNLVRNQINDITALSNLTNLRELSLHYNQISDLNALKNLINLTFLNIENNSISNLNILRTMFDNGAFTSKEHDYQIILDIKTLDISEGSDAYNTLIYLIENDVSIDFNPSIIIKRSKCD